One genomic region from Salvia hispanica cultivar TCC Black 2014 chromosome 2, UniMelb_Shisp_WGS_1.0, whole genome shotgun sequence encodes:
- the LOC125203751 gene encoding putative receptor-like protein kinase At5g39000 — protein MDPFPIPVALLFLCFFITFSSCTDNQVDFTGDVSVNCGSTGASAARNGRQWIGDLRPEFSLFLQLRGSSAASAPLHRLSCADPVPHETARVSLSQFSYAFQLNKGQKIIRLHFNPTQYSGFKGLRDFFSVEVGPFTVLSNFSASLTADAPFAKEFCLSTRENELLIITFSPESSRYAFINGIEIISVPASLSYFGGDEIGLRVVGENSMVYVDDSTALEIVHRLHVKQEPAQSAESFDGVFPKWATQSADKVRYRTWKVPVEVGFRYLIRLHFKNAGVGGAMFKILINEIIAEIVRGKDRDNIVLYKDYMVEMKGRKQNGRREILVSLQSFGELEVLAGFEIVKLSNPDNSLASPNPMPPPQEPRSRILQILISVLGYQNASATLAIAAISLLSIILHELREIWESRSTEDEHKPSAKAERLCRRFSLAEIQLATRNFDSGLLIGRGGFGKVYKGFIDRGQTTVAVKRLKSNSRQGALEFLTEIETLTELRHINLVSLIGYCSELREMILVYEFMISGTLADHLYKLGRYNSNHSSLTWKQRLDICVGAARGLEYLHTGNRVIHRDIKAANILLDENFVAKVSDFGLAKPEDRLRSHVSTKVKGTIGYLDPYYINTQKLTRRSDTYAFGVVLMEALCGRPAIDSFAVEDERILTRWARDKIGRGEVDQIVDSSLRDEISVSSLKAFVEIANKCLHDEPEKRPTMAQVVVQLEFALEQQESKQQSDHVADVVYPSIDDSLSSENTAVKTLTSPTKQTPTDQGDGKKPKSHLPFRSFWNWGVFRNRIKPSKRKEIRSLISELNASCIKLPKFDLTTIATMTNQFSHSNEIGSSYHRASWFKALLPTGKTVAVKRFRLPYFDLAELKNEIFLASELNHWNIVNLLGYCIHEDGEAILLYDYMEHGSLFQHLHGSKNSPLTWKQRLQICIDTAKGLEHLHSGSEHPIIHRDVKSSKILLDEKWIAKLSDFSQSRAGPSAERGTHFTTNVVGTFGYLDPEYFQTSRLTEKSDVYSYGVVLFEVLCGRKAICKISETEPRSLATWATSCFRKGKLEEIVDSSLNGDISPECLKIFAETAIACVDLQGVNRPAMRDVVRALESAMHL, from the exons ATGGATCCGTTTCCGATTCCAGTTGCTTTGCTGTTCCTCTGCTTCTTCATCACATTCTCCTCTTGTACTGATAATCAAGTTGACTTCACAGGTGATGTTTCGGTCAACTGCGGCTCAACAGGAGCTTCTGCAGCACGAAACGGTCGCCAATGGATCGGAGACCTACGCCCTGAATTCTCCCTATTTCTGCAGCTAAGAGGCTCATCAGCCGCATCAGCGCCCCTCCATCGCTTGAGCTGTGCTGATCCAGTTCCGCACGAGACGGCTAGAGTCTCCCTTTCGCAATTCTCATATGCATTTCAGCTCAATAAAGGTCAGAAAATTATCCGCCTTCACTTCAATCCTACTCAATACAGTGGTTTCAAAGGGCTCAGAGATTTTTTCAGCGTTGAAGTTGGACCTTTTACCGTGCTCAGTAACTTTAGTGCTTCACTTACTGCTGATGCTCCTTTTGCTAAGGAGTTTTGTTTGAGCACTCGAGAAAATGAACTACTCatcattactttttctcctgaAAGTAGTCGATATGCATTTATTAATGGCATTGAGATTATATCTGTGCCTGCATCTCTTTCCTACTTTGGAGGTGATGAAATTGGACTCCGAGTTGTTGGTGAGAATTCCATGGTTTATGTTGATGATAGCACCGCACTTGAGATAGTCCATCGGCTACATGTCAAACAGGAACCTGCTCAATCTGCTGAGAGTTTTGATGGCGTCTTTCCCAAATGGGCTACACAAAGTGCAGACAAGGTCAGATATAGAACGTGGAAAGTGCCGGTGGAGGTAGGATTCAGGTACTTGATCCGGCTTCATTTCAAGAACGCAGGCGTTGGTGGTGCAATGTTTAAAATCcttattaatgaaataatagcTGAAATTGTGAGGGGAAAGGATCGAGATAATATTGTCTTGTATAAGGACTACATGGTGGAGATGAAAGGGCGGAAACAAAACGGCAGACGTGAGATCTTGGTTTCCCTCCAATCATTTGGTGAACTTGAAGTTCTTGCAGGATTTGAAATAGTTAAGCTGAGCAATCCTGACAACAGTCTAGCTAGTCCGAACCCCATGCCTCCACCTCAGGAGCCACGGTCTCGTATTCTCCAAATTTTGATCTCTGTTCTTGGTTATCAAAATGCAAGTGCAACTCTTGCAATAGCTGCAATATCTCTATTGAGTATCATTCTTCATGAACTGCGGGAGATTTGGGAATCTAGGAGCACCGAGGATGAACACAAGCCATCAGCCAAGGCTGAGAGACTTTGTCGCCGCTTTTCACTAGCTGAGATCCAATTAGCCACTAGAAATTTCGATAGTGGACTTCTAATTGGAAGGGGTGGATTCGGTAAAGTCTACAAAGGCTTCATTGATAGGGGACAAACAACAGTTGCTGTAAAGAGGCTAAAGTCGAATTCCAGGCAGGGGGCACTTGAGTTTCTTACAGAGATTGAAACACTCACCGAGCTTCGACATATCAATCTTGTCTCTCTGATTGGTTACTGTAGTGAGCTAAGGGAAATGATTCTTGTTTACGAGTTTATGATTTCTGGTACACTGGCTGACCACCTCTACAAACTTGGAAGGTACAACAGTAATCATTCTTCTCTCACCTGGAAGCAACGGTTGGATATCTGTGTTGGAGCAGCACGAGGACTTGAGTATCTTCATACTGGCAATAGGGTCATACATCGTGATATAAAGGCTGCAAACATTCTTCttgatgaaaattttgtaGCCAAGGTTTCAGATTTCGGCTTGGCTAAACCTGAAGACAGGTTGCGGAGCCACGTAAGCACAAAGGTTAAAGGAACAATTGGGTACTTAGATCCATATTATATCAACACTCAAAAGCTTACCAGGAGAAGCGACACATACGCCTTTGGTGTGGTTTTGATGGAAGCATTATGTGGGAGACCAGCAATTGATTCATTTGCAGTAGAGGATGAACGGATTCTGACCAGGTGGGCTCGAGATAAGATTGGTAGGGGAGAAGTTGATCAGATTGTTGATTCTTCCCTCAGAGACGAAATCTCGGTTAGCAGCCTGAAAGCATTCGTTGAGATTGCTAATAAATGTTTGCATGATGAGCCAGAGAAAAGGCCTACCATGGCTCAAGTTGTGGTACAACTTGAGTTTGCACTTGAGCAGCAAGAGAGCAAACAACAATCTGATCACGTTGCTGATGTTGTCTATCCATCTATTGATGATAGTCTATCCTCCGAAAATACTGCGGTGAAGACATTAACATCTCCTACCAAACAGACTCCAACTGACCAAGGAGATGGGAAGAAACCAAAATCACATCTTCCGTTTAGATCTTTCTGGAATTGGGGTGTCTTCAGGAACAGGATAAAACCatctaaaagaaaagaaataagaagcCTAATATCAG AACTTAATGCATCATGCATTAAATTGCCAAAGTTTGATCTGACCACCATTGCCACCATGACCAATCAATTCTCCCATTCAAATGAGATTGGAAGCAGTTATCATCGAGCTTCTTGGTTTAAG GCTTTATTACCTACAGGGAAAACAGTTGCAGTTAAGAGGTTTcgtttaccatattttgatcTCGCTGAGTTGAAAAACGAGATTTTTCTGGCTTCTGAGCTCAACCACTGGAACATCGTTAATCTTCTCGGATACTGCATTCATGAAGATGGAGAGGCGATCTTACTCTATGATTACATGGAACATGGCAGCTTATTTCAACATCTCCATGGCTCGAAAAACTCCCCATTAACATGGAAACAACGACTTCAAATATGTATAGACACTGCCAAGGGATTAGAGCATCTTCATTCTGGCTCTGAGCACCCCATCATCCACCGCGACGTTAAGTCCAGCAAAATCCTATTGGATGAGAAATGGATCGCCAAACTGTCTGATTTTTCCCAGTCAAGAGCAGGGCCCTCAGCTGAGCGTGGCACCCATTTTACCACCAATGTGGTAGGAACCTTTGGTTACCTGGACCCCGAGTACTTCCAAACTTCTCGGCTGACAGAAAAGTCTGATGTATACTCGTATGGTGTGGTGTTGTTTGAAGTTTTGTGTGGTAGGAAAGCAATTTGTAAAATCTCAGAAACAGAGCCAAGGTCCTTGGCAACCTGGGCGACATCATGTTTCAGGAAAGGAAAACTTGAAGAGATAGTTGATTCTAGCCTCAATGGCGATATTTCTCCTGAATGCTTGAAGATATTTGCTGAGACAGCCATTGCATGCGTGGATCTTCAAGGGGTGAATCGGCCAGCTATGAGAGATGTTGTTCGAGCTTTGGAGTCTGCTATGCATCTGTAA